The following proteins are co-located in the Besnoitia besnoiti strain Bb-Ger1 chromosome Unknown contig00007, whole genome shotgun sequence genome:
- a CDS encoding DEAD/DEAH box helicase domain-containing protein (encoded by transcript BESB_070420) — MGPHAAKKSKASPEEEASSRSGKKRAYEDTEEAAPAPPPKKDRVEERSDGAQPKKKRRAAETSADVDSSASYSAVSKSKRAKEERPAAPSAADDDEAALSNFDLSKTSLKSLQRRGITRLLPVQVAAYRHVLAGRDFIGRARTGTGKTIAFALPLVERLCLAGASEKAKESRKREKPRVVALLPTRELAQQVHEEFEALLGGRLSAVCLYGGASEYPQLQKLRVGATVIVACPGRFKDFMDRGEIKGQALEAVVLDEADRMLEMGFREDVEEILQWANKEREETAKDAEAAVQMLLFTATLPKWAVSLADRFMRSDRVIVDVVKLQEKQAKAASAADAAEAKKQKSSIEHLVLFCAWQSRTQVLGDLLSLYRPPGKASSVIIFAETKQEVNSIAVASSIRHLCAPLHGDIPQNQREATLNAFKKGKFACLVATDVAARGLHVDDLSLVIQISPPRDVDTYVHRAGRTGRAGRKGICITLAKLSDVPFLRRIERDGGFLFRRVGTPQPRTIYRQLLLQHVEKLEEPQDEEEGTSESGRESEKQLQKAVKRLLDTFAPEEAVKRCLKELLHIAEQNRGHGGEKKSEKDASDDEAEAGAKKAGTSHILSCLNGRSAFKTFHMEMKRMREPLRGCGYLWRALKEAYKSRQQHDLIERIQCMTLCEDAKGAVFDVQEEDLDAFNAEILKPLAASEGKRRRKTDGEGDEEGEDGEDTSSSRGHRYGSGFSFTIKEVEDLPPLQDALAALRSDASGGRGNGGDFDGSRNPNHVSSRRGRDGDRGRGSGRGRGADRGRGADSGRGGFSGGRGRGGADRGVVGGFSRGRGGRGGFSGRGR; from the coding sequence ATGGggccgcacgcggcgaagaagtccAAGGCCTCGCCTGAGGAGGAAGCCTCTTCGCGCAgcgggaagaagcgcgcgtACGAGgacacagaggaggcggcgcccgcgcctcccccgaAGAAAGATCGAGTCGAGGAGAGGTCtgacggcgcgcagcccaagaagaaaagaagggccgcggagacctccGCGGACGTGGACTCTAGCGCATCCTATTCGGCTGTCTCGAAGTCAAAgcgcgcgaaagaagaacgaccagcagcgccttcagcagccgacgacgacgaggctgcgCTGTCCAACTTTGACTTGTCCAAGACGTCACTGAAGtccctccagcgccgcggcatcacgcgcctcctccccgtTCAGGTCGCGGCCTACAGACACGTGCTCGCGGGTCGTGACTTCatcgggcgcgcgcggacgggCACAGGCAAGACGATTGcgttcgcgctgcctctcgtgGAGCGGCTCTGCCTGGCGGGGGCtagcgagaaggcgaaggagagcaggaagcgcgagaaacCGCGGgtcgtcgcgcttcttcccacgcgcgagctcgcgcagcaAGTTCACGAAGAATTCGAGGCGCTTCTGggcggccgcctctccgcggtcTGTTTGTATGGCGGGGCGTCAGAGTACCCGCAActgcagaagctgcgcgtGGGCGCGACAGTCATCGTCGCGTGCCCAGGGCGGTTCAAAGACTTCATGGATCGCGGTGAAATCAAAGGCCAGGCGCTGGAAGCTGTCGTGCTGGACGAGGCCGACCGCATGCTGGAAATGGGGTTCCGCGAAGACGTCGAGGAGATTCTCCAGTGGGCGAAcaaggagcgcgaagagaccgcgaaggacgccgaggcggcggtgcAGATGCTGCTCTTCACTGCGACGTTGCCGAAGTGGGCGGTGAGCCTCGCAGACCGCTTCatgcgcagcgaccgcgtcaTCGTGGACGTCGTGAAGCTGCAGGagaagcaggcgaaggcggcgtccgcagcagacgccgccgaagcgaaAAAGCAAAAGAGCTCCATTGAGCACCTCGTGCTTTTCTGCGCTTGGCAGTCGCGCACGCAGGTCCTGGGCGATCTTCTCTCGCTCTACAGGCCCCCCGGGAAGGCGTCGTCGGTCATCATCTTCGCCGAGACGAAGCAAGAAGTGAACTCGATTGCGGTGGCCTCCTCGATTCGACACCTGTGCGCGCCGTTGCATGGGGATATCCCCCAGAACcagcgcgaagcgacgctgAACGCCTTCAAAAAGGGCAAgttcgcctgcctcgtggCGAccgacgtcgccgcgcgcgggctgcaCGTAGACGACCTCTCGCTGGTCATCCAGAtctcgccgccgagagacgTCGACACATACGTCCATCGCGCGGGGCGAAcggggcgcgccggcagaaaGGGCATCTGCATCACGCTAGCCAAGCTGTCGGACGTGCCCTTCTTGCGGCGCatcgagcgcgacggcgggtTCCTCTTTCGGCGCGTGggcacgccgcagccgcggaccATCTACCGccagctgcttctgcagcacgTTGAGAAGCTTGAGGAGCcgcaggacgaggaggagggcacgtcggagagcggccgcgagagcgagaagcaaCTCCAGAAGGCCGtgaagcgcctcctcgacacGTTCGCCCCGGAGGAGGCTGTCAAGCGCTGCCTGAAGGAGCTCCTGCACATCGCCGAGCAGAATCGCGGCCACGGCGGCGAGAaaaagagcgagaaggacgcgtcagacgacgaggcggaggctggggcgaagaaggctgGCACGTCGCACATTCTGTCGTGTCTGAACGGGCGCAGTGCCTTCAAGACGTTCCACATGGAGATGAAGCGAAtgcgcgagccgctgcgcggctgcgggtaCCTCTGGAGGGCCTTGAAAGAGGCGTACAAGAGCCGCCAGCAGCACGACCTGATTGAGAGGATTCAGTGCATGACCCTGTGCGAGGACGCCAAAGGGGCTGTCTTTGATGTCCAAGAGGAGGACCTCGATGCGTTCAACGCGGAGATCCTCAAGCCGCTGGCCGCCTCGGAAGgaaagcgaaggcggaagaccgacggcgaaggcgacgaggagggtGAGGACGGTGAGGACacaagcagcagcagaggccaCCGGTATGGTTCAGGCTTCTCCTTCACCATCAAAGAAGTCGAGGACCTACCGCCTCTGCAagacgccctcgcggcgctgaggtCCGACGCAAGTGGCGGGCGAGGAAATGGAGGGGACTTCGACGGCAGCCGAAATCCGAACCACGTCTCCagccggcgaggacgcgacggagacagaggacgaggcagcggcagaggTCGGGGCGCggacagaggcagaggagccgaTTCGGGCAGGGGCGGCTTCTCtggcgggcgaggacgaggcggcgcagaccgGGGCGTGGTGGGGGGCTTCAGCCGGggccgcggggggcgaggcgggtTCTCGGGTCGCGGACGGTAA
- a CDS encoding transporter, major facilitator family protein (encoded by transcript BESB_070410), producing the protein MATRSDSGDTDAPEFAPPCTAPASPWGASETAPVLSHTETASSATRHNWNLYSSPPVLSPSAFAATNQLHAPPGLRSPRRPRGRSNRMAKTPAHACAADASSSPRRAEESESWRAEEQASSPARALAAAVSSPPPRASSAENSSEGSLAHAPWSLEGGEGRNVLTWRKKKSADEAGGGGRGNRSEGETDDERAQAKSARKERNFFFRILDRPGEEPLHVNVYLMLYFRIVNAVAYAARSAAIFDAYLHLRFGGNRAIGTLASFSGLVTIVVAPFAGIVADRFKARRSSFLRCAALFGFACIYVNWWAVSDDNFSLFVLSTFMWKGWYEFVTVCTESLFNDCIPAGRRSELYVVRRIVTTLANGVGPLFSFAVFVLEGNSWSLPVLHTVLHVGIILSLPQTFLLWVWRDVPVPLAGRARSVAVSAEKPREEPEKTRAQTGDDEARIGLIESADAQLEARPDDSLLSKPAARAEDAVRRAAVPWLVFVSHCVTFCGAGMTVKYFPLFFKSEYYFQPTQTCMLSSVYTLFIAFFTYVIQHFAALLGRPQASLLFTGMGICCLFLLSQLQYLPLVIIVYLLRGALQNASTPIDRSLLMDFIDSKHVGKWSAMQSIATMTWSLSAFIGGLIADKVSYRQTFVITGCVYVLAELIYLPLLWLVPAHLDLAGGPQLTRDKANHHEKSQKTLQAATHQSDASDGEPNCPA; encoded by the exons atGGCGAcccgcagcgacagcggtGACACCGACGCCCCGGAGTTCGCGCCTCCGTGcactgcgccggcgtctccgtgGGGCGCCTCCGAGACTGCTCCCGTCCTGTCTCATACGGAGACAGCTTCGTCCGCAACCCGGCACAACTGGAACCTCTACTCGTCGCCGCCAGTTCTATCTCCttccgcgttcgccgcgacTAACCAGCTTCACGCGCCCCCCGGCCTCCGCTcccctcggcgcccgcgcgggcgcagcaaTCGAATGGCGAAAACCCCGGCGcatgcctgcgccgcggacgcaTCGAGTAgtccgcgacgcgcagaggaaagcgagTCCTGGAGGGCAGAGGAGCAagcgtcctcgccggcgcgtgcgctggcagctgccgtctcgtcaccgcctccgcgcgcgagctctgcGGAGAATTCGAGTGAAGGGTCActggcgcacgcgccttGGAGTCTCGAAGGTGGAGAGGGAAGGAACGTGTTGACGTggcggaagaaaaaaagcgcagacgaggccgggggcggcgggcgaggaaaCCGGAGCGAGGGGGAGACGGATGACGAGAGAGCGCAAGCGAAGTCAGCAAGGAAAGAACGAAATTTCTTCTTCCGCATCCTCGATCGCCCAGGCGAAGAGCCTCTTCATGTCAACGTCTACCTCAT GCTGTATTTCCGCATTGTGAATGCGGTGGCGTACGCAGCGCGATCGGCTGCAATTTTCGATGCCTACCTTCATCTGCGATTCGGCGGCAACCGAGCT ATTGGAACGCTCGCGTCGTTCAGCGGCCTCGTGACGATTGTTGTCGCGCCCTTCGCGGGCATCGTGGCTGACCGCTTCAAGGCGCGACGAAGCTCCTTTCTCCGatgcgccgcgctcttcgGCTTCGCGTGTATCT ACGTCAACTGGTGGGCAGTGAGCGACGACAACTTTtcgctcttcgtcctctccacGTTCATGTGGAAGGGCTGGTACGAGTTCGTCACAGTCTGCACGGAGTCGCTTTTCAACGACTGCATCCCCGCCG GAAGACGGAGCGAGTTGTACGTAGTCCGGCGCATCGTCACCACCCTGGCCAACGGCGTTGGACCTCTCTtttccttcgccgtcttcgtaCTCGAAGGCAACTCGTGGAGTCTCCCGGTTCTCCATACAGTATTGCACGTCGGTATTATTCTCTCGCTTCCCCAG aCATTCCTGCTGTGGGTTTGGAGAGACGTGCCCGTGCcgctcgcaggccgcgcgcggagcgtcGCGGTGTCGGCGGAAAAGCCCCGCGAGGAACctgagaagacgcgcgcgcagactgGAGACGATGAAGCACGGATCGGCTTAATTGAGTCCGCAGACGCCCAACTCGAGGCGCGACCAGACGACAGCCTGCTGAGCAaaccggcagcgcgcgcggaggatgCTGTCCGCCGGGCAGCAGTCCCGTGGCTCGTCTTCGTTTCGCACTGTGTGACCTTCTGCGGGGCTG GCATGACGGTGAAGTATTTCCCTCTGTTCTTCAAGTCTGAGTACTACTTCCAACCCACGCAGACATGCATGCTCTCCTCTGTCTACACCCTCTTCATCGCCTTCTTCACTTACG TCATTCAGCATTTCGCCGCGCTTCTTGGTCGGCCCCaggcgtctcttcttttcaCCGGCATGGGCATATG ctgcctctttctcctgTCCCAGCTTCAGTACCTGCCTCTCGTCATTATTGTCTACCTTCTCAG GGGCGCCTTGCAGAACGCGTCCACGCCTATCGACCGGTCGCTGCTGATGGACTTCATTGACTCAAAGCACGTGGGCAAGTGGAGCGCAATGCAGTCGATAGCGACGATGACTTGGTCGCTGTCGGCGTTCATTGGCGGGCTCATTGCGGACAAAGTTTCGTACCGGCAGACTTTCGTCATCACAG GATGCGTCTACGTCCTCGCAGAGCTAATATACCTCCCTCTGCTTTGGCTGGTTCCCGCGCACCTGGACTTGGCGGGGGGCCCGCAGCTTACTCGAGATAAGGCAAACCATCACGAAAAATCCCAGAaaacgctgcaggcggcgacgcatcAAAGTGATGCGTCTGATGGCGAACCGAATTGTCCGGCGTAG